GCGGTCGGTGAGTTGATCGCCCAAGGCAAGGTCAAGCACTGGGGCTTGTCCGAGGCAAGCGCGTCAACCATTCGCCGTGCGCATTCGACCCAACCGGTGGCTGCGGTGCAAAGCGAATACTCGCTGTGGACTCGGGATGTCGAACATAACGGCGTACTCGCAGCCTGCGAAGAACTGGGTATTGGTTTTGTGCCGTGGAGCCCACTGGGCGCGGGCTTCCTGACAGGCTCCATTACCCCTGACACGAAAATTGACGAGAGTGATTTCCGCAGTGCGGTGCCACGTTTTTCAGCCGAGGCGCGTTTGGCAAATATGGCGCTGGTGGATGCCTTGAAGCGAATCGCCGGGGACAAGAATGCAACCCCGGCCCAACTCGCCCTGGCCTGGCTGCTGGCACGCAAGCCCTGGATCGTGCCAATACCCGGCACGACAAAATTGCATCGTCTGGAAGAAAACCTCGGTGCAACGACGGTTCGGCTGACCGAGCAGGACCTGCGCACCCTCGAAGAGGCGCTGGCGCGCATCCCGGTACAAGGACAGCGCCTGCATCAAGCAGCGCTTGGCCTGGTCGATTCCTGAGGTGAGCGTGAAAGGCGACGCGCCCGCGTCGCCTTTCGGCCGTCTAGACCCGGTGAAAAATATAGTCAGCCTGGCCCTGCTCAGCCAATGCCACACCGAGCACATGAAGTTGCGTGCGCAAGGTGTCGTCATCCGCTCGTACCTTCCACGTCTGCGTGGCGGGCGAATGATCCCCCGCATCGTAGCGATTGATCGCCGCCAGCAGCGTCGCGTGCGCGGGCAGGTAAACCGCCAGCGCATTGCCTTTCCACGCGGCAACGTTCAGCCCCAGGTCTTCACATACGGCGATTTTCGCCTCGGCATCGTCGCGGTCGGCTTGTCGGGAGCGCTCGACTTGATCGTTGAGCAGCGGGTCGACGATCCGGTCTGTGAACAACACCTCACCCGTTTCCCAGACCTGCGGCGCGCAGGCTTTGTCTTCCGGGCGCAAGGCAATGAACGGGTTGATTTCCATCGGATAGATCCGGCACACCAGCGGCCGTTGCTCATAAATACCGCACCGATCATCCGCCCCCAGGTTCGGGCACTGCCCAAGCGCATTGCCGGCCATTATCGCAACGACCCGGACGGGTGCACGCCCACTCACCACTTCAACCGCACGCCTGGCGCTGTGAGCATATTGGCCGGGATGTGCAGCCCAGGTCGATTCATTGAATGCTTCCAGCAGCACCGCCACGTCGTGCCCTCGCTGTAACCATTGCCGGGTTTCACTCAACGTCAGGGGAATCAAACGGCCCTTGCAGCAAACGCCGCAGCCGTTGCAGGCAAATCGAATTGGGTTGTTATTCATGGAACCTACTCACACGGGTCGGGAAAGCGTTGGTGCGCAGTGAGTATGAAAAGTTAATCGCGTCTGAAATTGCCTGATCCAGCGGCATCATTGCCTGATTCAAGACGTTTGAAGTTCAGCTGTTTG
The genomic region above belongs to Pseudomonas poae and contains:
- a CDS encoding aldo/keto reductase; this translates as MKTRTLGTNGLVVSELGYGCMGLNTTYGQPLDKAAGVSMIHAAVERGVTLFDTAEVYGPFINESLVGDALATYGDKVHIATKFGFGLNPDGSRYGLDSRPATLRKAVDGMLARLKVEKIDLLYQHRVDPNVPIEDVAGAVGELIAQGKVKHWGLSEASASTIRRAHSTQPVAAVQSEYSLWTRDVEHNGVLAACEELGIGFVPWSPLGAGFLTGSITPDTKIDESDFRSAVPRFSAEARLANMALVDALKRIAGDKNATPAQLALAWLLARKPWIVPIPGTTKLHRLEENLGATTVRLTEQDLRTLEEALARIPVQGQRLHQAALGLVDS
- a CDS encoding YkgJ family cysteine cluster protein yields the protein MNNNPIRFACNGCGVCCKGRLIPLTLSETRQWLQRGHDVAVLLEAFNESTWAAHPGQYAHSARRAVEVVSGRAPVRVVAIMAGNALGQCPNLGADDRCGIYEQRPLVCRIYPMEINPFIALRPEDKACAPQVWETGEVLFTDRIVDPLLNDQVERSRQADRDDAEAKIAVCEDLGLNVAAWKGNALAVYLPAHATLLAAINRYDAGDHSPATQTWKVRADDDTLRTQLHVLGVALAEQGQADYIFHRV